Genomic DNA from Pistricoccus aurantiacus:
TCTCCAGTTTGGCGAGCATCTGGACAGCCTTCTCGAAGCGCTGCGAGAGGAGTGCTCGCGGCTTGATCGCCACAAGGAAAAACCGGTGCCCTTGGCGGTCAAGATCGCTCCGGACATGACCAGCGATGAAGTGGCGCTGGTAGCCAGATGTCTGGAAAAGAACGCCATCGACGCAGTAATCGCCACCAACACCACCGTCGAGCGGGATGCGGTGGCCGGACTCGTCCACGGACAGGAAGCCGGCGGGCTTTCCGGACGGCCGGTGTTCGAGGCGTCAAACCGGGTCATTCGCGAACTGCGCCAGCAGTTACCGGATATGCCGATCATCGGCGTGGGTGGAGTCGACAGCGGTGACGCCGCCTTGATCAAGCACCAGGCAGGCGCGGATCTGATCCAGCTCTATACCGGCCTGATTTACCAAGGTCCGGGATTGGTAGGGGAGTGTGTCAACGCTTTGAAGCAAAGCAAAACCGGCGGCCACTAAAAAGGCCTGCTCTGAAAAGCAAGCCTTCGCAGACACTGACAGATCATGACGCGGTTAAAACTATCGTCATAGCACCATGGGGTTCTTGTGGATGCCGGAAACGCCGGTCATGCCGTCCCACTGATCTCCCCGGCCTTCACGCCAACCGCTCATCCAGTATTCGCGAAGATTCACATCTTGACTGGGGCAGTCATCACGAGAACGGCCACCCATTCCCGCCTTGTACCCATGAACATAAGCACGCTGGAAGCGATCACGTTTCTGTCGTTTCATTGGATGACCTCTTGATAAAGCGATTGATTGAAATCGCTTGATCTTGACCGATATGCTCGACCTATAGACAGTGACCATCTGTCGGGCACACCTTCGGCATGTCCATGGACTCAACGCGCGGACTTTCAGTAGCTACTTCCTTTACGTTTAGACTATCCGTTTCGACTTGTCCATAAGAAATTTAATCCAAAGGAATGATTAAAACGATATGGCGAGACTATGATTTTTCATCTAGCCGTATGAGCCACCTATGACAGATTCCATGAAAGATTCGCAGCTGGCTGAAACCTTTGCCTTTTTTGCCACCTGCCCGAAAGACA
This window encodes:
- the rmf gene encoding ribosome modulation factor yields the protein MKRQKRDRFQRAYVHGYKAGMGGRSRDDCPSQDVNLREYWMSGWREGRGDQWDGMTGVSGIHKNPMVL